The following are encoded in a window of Cyprinus carpio isolate SPL01 chromosome B18, ASM1834038v1, whole genome shotgun sequence genomic DNA:
- the grk7b gene encoding rhodopsin kinase grk7-b, whose amino-acid sequence MCDMGGLDNLVANTAYLKAQSLDDKEIRKRRRSLILPQLENCTDVRATIPKDFEDICEQQPIGKTCFQQFLLASSPEYRAAAEFLDELNDWNLAEAGAKDKARQNIINKFCKADSKSFMAYLTEDMAEKCKVVSEKDFEEVMMGQVKEATQEFLRGKPFIEYQTSPFFDRFVQWKQFEKQSISDKYFYEFRTLGKGGFGEVCAVQVKHTGHMYACKKLDKKRLKKKGGEKMALLEKKILEEVNSLFLVNLAYAFDTTTHLCLVMTLMNGGDLKYHIYHTGEIGIEMERIIHYTAQIITGILHLHAMDIVYRDMKPENVLLDSQGQCRLSDLGLAVELPNGKSITQKAGTKGYMAPEILKQEPYRTSVDWWALGCSIYEMVAGRLPFRGYKEKFIKEEIVRRTLEDECKFEHKNFDALSKDIIGLFLKKNIEDRLGCKDDPRKHEFFKSINIPRLEAGLIAPPWLPKPNVVYAKDTGDIRDFSEVKGVEFDASDEMFFKEFSTGAVPISWQQEMIDSRLFDELNNPNRKKAGLDDDYEQKSKSCTLL is encoded by the exons ATGTGCGACATGGGTGGACTGGACAACCTGGTGGCCAACACAGCCTACCTGAAAGCACAGAGTCTAGATGACAAGGAGATAAGGAAACGAAGGCGTAGCCTAATTCTTCCCCAACTTGAGAATTGTACAGATGTGCGTGCAACTATTCCCAAGGACTTTGAAGACATCTGTGAGCAGCAGCCCATTGGGAAAACATGCTTCCAACAGTTCCTTTTAGCCTCCAGTCCAGAATACCGAGCCGCTGCAGAGTTTCTGGATGAGTTGAATGACTGGAATTTAGCAGAGGCTGGTGCTAAAGACAAAGCCAGGCAGAATATCATTAACAAATTCTGCAAAGCTGACTCCAAGAGTTTCATGGCTTATCTGACAGAGGACATGGCGGAAAAGTGTAAAGTTGTCTCTGAGAAGGACTTTGAGGAGGTGATGATGGGACAGGTTAAAGAAGCCACACAGGAGTTTCTAAGAGGAAAACCTTTCATTGAGTATCAGACCAGCCCGTTCTTTGATAGATTTGTGCAATGGAAGCAATTCGAGAAGCAGTCCATCtctgataaatatttttatgagttTAGAACTTTGGGGAAGGGAGGATTTGGAGAG GTATGTGCTGTTCAGGTCAAACACACGGGCCACATGTATGCCTGCAAAAAGCTAGACAAGAAGCGTCTGAAGAAAAAAGGAGGTGAAAAGATGGCTCTGCTGGAGAAAAAAATCTTGGAGGAGGTGAACAGCCTGTTTCTGGTAAACCTGGCCTACGCGTTTGACACAACAACCCATCTGTGTCTGGTCATGACTCTGATGAATGGAGGGGATCTGAAGTACCACATCTACCACACTGGGGAGATTGGCATTGAGATGGAGCGCATCATTCACTACACAGCTCAAATCATCACCGGTATCCTGCACCTTCATGCCATGGATATTGTCTACCGGGACATGAAGCCAGAGAACGTCCTACTGGACAGTCAAGGCCAGTGCAGGTTGTCAGACTTGGGTCTAGCTGTGGAACTACCAAACGGGAAAAGCATCACTCAAAAG GCTGGCACTAAAGGGTACATGGCGCCAGAGATCCTGAAGCAGGAACCGTATCGTACGTCAGTGGACTGGTGGGCCTTGGGCTGTAGCATCTATGAGATGGTGGCCGGCCGTCTGCCTTTTAGAGGTTACAAAGAGAAGTTTATTAAAGAAGAGATAGTAAGGAGAACTCTAGAAGACGAGTGTAAATTTGAGCACAAAAATTTTGATGCTCTCTCAAAGGACATAATTGGTCTTTTTCTGAAAAAGAACATTGAAGACCGCCTTGGCTGCAA ggATGACCCTCGGAAACATGAGTTCTTCAAATCCATCAACATCCCTCGACTAGAGGCGGGCCTTATTGCACCTCCATGGTTGCCCAAACCCAATGTTGTGTACGCTAAAGACACAGGCGACATTCGGGACTTCTCTGAGGTTAAGGGGGTTGAATTTGATGCCAGTGAtgagatgttttttaaagaattcagcACTGGGGCAGTGCCAATTTCATGGCAACAGGAGATGATTGACAGCAGACTCTTTGATGAGCTTAACAACCCAAACAGGAAGAAAGCTGGACTGGATGATGATTATGAGCAAAAATCCAAATCTTGCACTCTTCTGTGA
- the rnf7 gene encoding RING-box protein 2, whose protein sequence is MAEIDDGDEPGLVHTHSGSSGSKSGGDKMFSLKKWNAVAMWSWDVECDTCAICRVQVMDACLRCQAENKQEDCVVVWGECNHSFHNCCMSLWVKQNNRCPLCQQDWVVQRIGK, encoded by the exons ATGGCGGAGATAGACGACGGTGATGAGCCGGGTTTAGTTCACACTCACAGCGGTTCTTCTGGATCTAAATCAGGGGGAGACAAGATGTTCTCCCTCAAGAAGTGGAATGCGGTAGCCATGTGGAGCTGGGATGTGGAGTGTGACACCTGCGCTATTTGTCGGGTTCAAGTCATGG atGCATGCTTGAGATGTCAGGCTGAAAACAAACAAGAGGACTGTGTTG TGGTATGGGGAGAGTGCAACCACTCCTTCCACAACTGCTGCATGTCCCTCTGGGTGAAGCAGAACAATAGATGCCCACTGTGCCAACAGGACTGGGTGGTACAGAGGATTGGCAAGTGA